The genomic DNA GGCCTGTTTCGGCGAGGATAAGCGCCTCGGCGTAAAAAGTTCCCTGCAGGAAAACGGTGCCGGGCTTTTCCCTTATCAGGATACCGTCGACACCCGCTGCGTAACCAAACTGGTCGGCAGTGAGAAACGAAATATCATCCTCCCTGTAAAGATCGGGCCTGCCCGCTTCCATGAAAGCCTGCTTGACCGTCTCCTGCGCAGCCGTCATGACTATCGGGTCGCAGTTGGGTATGATGAGGCGGGTTTCGTACTGGGCGGCGCGCTTGGCTATTCTTCTGAGAATGGAGAGGGCGGCAAGCGTAGCCAGATCGGTAAGCCCGCCTATGCCGAAGGTGAAAAGGATAGGCTTGCCCATCTCGGTGGAGCGGCCCACGGCTTCGTCCACCGCGTCAAGACCGGCGATGCGCCGGATGAACATGTTGCGGTTTCGCTTGGCAAGCTCTATGTAGAGTATTACCACAAATCCGTAAACCACAGCCACGATAAGAACCGCCCAGCGGGCCTTATTGAACCAGTGAGCCTTGGACTGAACAGGCCCGGCAATGAGAGACGGAGCGGTTTGACCGTCGTTGGACTCTGCATCCACCCGGTAGTAGTAGTCAACCTTGTCCCGAAGCGCGGTGGTGTCGTTGTCGGTGTAATAGAAGACGGGCGTGACGAACTCAACAACCTTCGTGAAAGGTCCGGAGGCGGATTGGGCGCGGTACACGGTATAGGTTTTGATGCGCGCCGAATCCCGAGAAGGATTCCAGGAAAGCTCTATGCTCCTTCCGGCGTCGTTTGGTGTATCCTCTGCTGCAAGCTCCGTTACAGGCGCTGGAGGCTCAAGTTTCACCGACGAATCCGGAGGAGGAGTCTGGGCTATAAATAAAAGCAATATCCCCAAGATCACAATACTCCTCCTAGGGTTAGATTATTTCAAGTCTAAAGCTTATACCTGCTTGAGGGGTTGTCAAGTGTTTCTTAAGAGAGTATATTGAGATTGTTTGGTATATTCCGTTTACTTTCCCGGCATTCTGGACAAACTTGGGATTCACCGTATCATTATCGGAAATCGATATCGGAGTTCGTTAAGATGGATAAGCGGCTAAGACCATTGTATCTGGCATTCATAAAGCTTCACATACTCTGCCTTGCGGCAGAGGAGGAGGTTTACGGCGCCGCTATTAAGGAAGAGTTCGAGCGTCACGGCTACAATCTCTCGTACGGCACTCTCTATCCTATTCTGCATGGATTGGAGAAGGAAGGATATCTAAAGAGCTGTAAAAGAGTTGAAATGGGCAAGCAACGCAAATATTATGTACTAACACAGCCGGGCAGGATCTTTTTTAAAAAGGCGAAGGTAAAACTCAAGGAGTTAAGCGAGGAGCTACTATGAAGAAGGACGGAAGAAACATGCCTAATGAAGAGGTTTTAATCGGAAAGCAGAAGGCGCCTAGCGAGGGTAAACGCAACGTGTTTCTTTTCGGGATGATTAGCCTTTTCACGGACATCTCGAGCGAGATGATCTATTCCCTCGTCCCCGGCTTCCTTCGCTCGCTCGGCGCGACGTCCACTCTCATAGGACTCATCGAGGGAATAGCCGAGGCGACCGCCGCGCTTTCAAAATCCTTCTTCGGATGGCTATCGGACAGGCTAAAGAACCGCAAGCTCTTCGTTTTTCTTGGGTATAGTTTATCCGCTCTGTCAAAACCATTTCTTTTTCTTGCAGGGCATTGGAGCGCCGTTCTGGGAGTGAGATTTGCTGACCGCACAGGCAAGGGGCTTCGCTCTCCCGCTCGCGACGCCCTTCTTTCGCAGTCTGTTTCCGCAAAACGCCGGGGGCTCGGCTTCGGGTTCCAGCGCGCGATGGACAACCTTGGCGCTGCATCAGGACCCTTGCTCGCGATGCTGATTCTCTATCTCTCGCACAACAACATGCGGCTCGTTTTCCTACTCTCAGTTATCCCGGCGCTTATTGGCGTATCCTTCATCTTCTTTGTAAGGGAGATTCGCTCGCTTTCGAGGACGGTGAAGGAAGCGAGGAAGGACGGCCCGCTGGACGCACGCTTCATCTGGTTCTCTATTGCGATGGTCGTGTTCACGCTCGGCAACTCATCTAACGCATTCCTTTTATTGAGGGCGCAGGACTCGGGTATAAGCCTGTCGCTCGTTCCCTTGATTTGGACGGTCTACAGCGCAGTTGCCGCATTATCGAGCCCTGTGTTCGGACATCTCTCAGATAAGATTGGCAGGCGCTGGGTCATTCTTGTTTCCTTCGTTGTTTACTCCGCCGTCTACTTCCTTTTCGGGAACTTCTCGACGCCTCTGGCTATGTGGCTACTCTTTGCTGCATACGGAGTCCATCACGGGCTTTCGGAGGGCGTTTTCCGCGCATTCATCGCGGACCTGATTCCAGCAGAGCGCCGCGCTACCGCCTACGGGATTTATGAGACCATGATAGGACTCGCGCTCTTTCCTGCAAGCCTCATCTTCGGGCTTTTGTGGGATAAGCTTTCGCCGCAAATAGCGTTCTACACGGGCGCAGGCCTGTCCCTTCTCGCAGGGGTTATCTTTATCGTGACGCAAAGGGGGAGGAGGGGTGTGGATGACTGAAAAGTAAAAGGGTTGACAATAAGTTCCTATTTGACATAATAAAAATATGGAGTATCCCTTAGATGAGATCATTTGTGGAGATTGTGAAAAAGTTCTTAAAGACTTCCCAGATGATAGTATTGATCTTATCGTCACTTCTCCGCCGTATGCCGACAGCCGCGAAAAAACCTATGGCGGAATAAATCCTAATGAATACGTGTCATGGTTCTTGCCCCGGGCGGAACAATTCCTTAGGATTTTAAAACCAACAGGTACTTTCATCCTGAACATTAAAGAAAGAGTAGTTGCTGGGGAAAGACATACATACGTTATCGAATTGATTCTTGAGTTGAGAAAACAAGGTTGGTTATGGACTGAAGAATTCGTCTGGCATAAAAAAAACTGCTACCCAGGAAAGTGGCCCAATCGTTTCAGGGATGCGTGGGAGAGATGTCTGCAATTCAACAAGGATAAGAGATTTAACATGTATCAGAATAACGTAATGGTTCCAATGGGTAAGTGGGCAGAAACAAGATTAAAAAGGTTAAGCGATACTGACCAGATAAGAGATGAATCTAAGGTCAACAGTGGTTTTGGAAAGAATATCTCAAACTGGGTTGGGCGCGAAAAGGTTTACCCGACAAATGTACTTCATTTAGCTACAGAATGTGGTAATCGCGAACACAGTGCTACTTTTCCTGTAGCTTTGCCTGAGTGGTTCATAAAGCTTTTCACTCAACCTGGTGATGTGGTACTTGACCCCTTTATAGGTTCAGGCTCCACAGCCATTGCGGCTTTGAATCTAAACAGACACTTCATTGGCATTGATGTTTTGGAGGAATATTGCGAACTGG from bacterium includes the following:
- a CDS encoding fibronectin type III domain-containing protein — protein: MILGILLLFIAQTPPPDSSVKLEPPAPVTELAAEDTPNDAGRSIELSWNPSRDSARIKTYTVYRAQSASGPFTKVVEFVTPVFYYTDNDTTALRDKVDYYYRVDAESNDGQTAPSLIAGPVQSKAHWFNKARWAVLIVAVVYGFVVILYIELAKRNRNMFIRRIAGLDAVDEAVGRSTEMGKPILFTFGIGGLTDLATLAALSILRRIAKRAAQYETRLIIPNCDPIVMTAAQETVKQAFMEAGRPDLYREDDISFLTADQFGYAAGVDGILIREKPGTVFLQGTFYAEALILAETGHSVGAIQIAGTSMVTQLPFFVAACDYTLLGEELYAASAYIDREPQLMGSLKSEDIAKIGIIFLLLAGTLLGTVGGILEALKVPESSNWVLDFFNRFVEFFNTL
- a CDS encoding helix-turn-helix transcriptional regulator codes for the protein MDKRLRPLYLAFIKLHILCLAAEEEVYGAAIKEEFERHGYNLSYGTLYPILHGLEKEGYLKSCKRVEMGKQRKYYVLTQPGRIFFKKAKVKLKELSEELL
- a CDS encoding MFS transporter, whose translation is MKKDGRNMPNEEVLIGKQKAPSEGKRNVFLFGMISLFTDISSEMIYSLVPGFLRSLGATSTLIGLIEGIAEATAALSKSFFGWLSDRLKNRKLFVFLGYSLSALSKPFLFLAGHWSAVLGVRFADRTGKGLRSPARDALLSQSVSAKRRGLGFGFQRAMDNLGAASGPLLAMLILYLSHNNMRLVFLLSVIPALIGVSFIFFVREIRSLSRTVKEARKDGPLDARFIWFSIAMVVFTLGNSSNAFLLLRAQDSGISLSLVPLIWTVYSAVAALSSPVFGHLSDKIGRRWVILVSFVVYSAVYFLFGNFSTPLAMWLLFAAYGVHHGLSEGVFRAFIADLIPAERRATAYGIYETMIGLALFPASLIFGLLWDKLSPQIAFYTGAGLSLLAGVIFIVTQRGRRGVDD
- a CDS encoding site-specific DNA-methyltransferase, producing the protein MEYPLDEIICGDCEKVLKDFPDDSIDLIVTSPPYADSREKTYGGINPNEYVSWFLPRAEQFLRILKPTGTFILNIKERVVAGERHTYVIELILELRKQGWLWTEEFVWHKKNCYPGKWPNRFRDAWERCLQFNKDKRFNMYQNNVMVPMGKWAETRLKRLSDTDQIRDESKVNSGFGKNISNWVGREKVYPTNVLHLATECGNREHSATFPVALPEWFIKLFTQPGDVVLDPFIGSGSTAIAALNLNRHFIGIDVLEEYCELARNALRTMPQRKLPI